Proteins found in one Canis lupus baileyi chromosome 26, mCanLup2.hap1, whole genome shotgun sequence genomic segment:
- the SPO11 gene encoding meiotic recombination protein SPO11 isoform X3: protein MAFAPMGPEASFFAVLDQHRASLLAALRRGGGEPAGGGTPQASSFNLKKALRSVCEERKREACGETSSSEVLASIESVIQNIITSVARNEAPAFTIGNRSSWENIKFEDSVGLQMVTHFTTRKIKSDSLKSVKKFALILKILSKIYKLVQSNTYATKRDIYYTDSQLFGNQTVVDNIINDISCMLKVPRMSLHILSTSKGLIAGNLRYIEEDGTRVHCTCGATAVAVPSNIQGIRNAKFLLIVEKDATFQRLLDDNFCNRMSPCIMITGKGVPDLNTRLLVKKLWDTFHIPVFALVDADPHGIEIMCIYKYGSMAMSFEAHNLTVPAIRWLGLLPSDIKRLNIPRDTLIPLTKRDQMKLDSVLKRPYVTCQPFWRKESQRERGRNIGRGRSRLHAPRARCGIRSRISRIAPRAKGRR from the exons ATGGCCTTTGCGCCCATGGGGCCTGAGGCCTCGTTCTTCGCGGTTCTGGACCAGCACAGGGCTTCCCTGCTGGCCGCCCTGAGGAGAGGCGGTGGGGAGCCCGCGGGCGGGGGGACGCCTCAGGCCTCGAG ttttaacttaaaaaaagctCTGAGGAGCGTGtgtgaggagagaaagagggaggcttGTGGAGAGACCTCGAG TTCTGAGGTTCTTGCATCTATAGAAAGTGTTATCCAAAACATAATCACAAGCGTGGCAAGGAATGAAGCACCTGCGTTCACAATAGGCAACAGATCAAGCTGGGAAAATATAAA GTTTGAAGATTCTGTGGGTCTTCAGATGGTAACTCACTTTACCACAAGAAAAATCAAAAGTGATTCActaaaatcagttaaaaaattTG CCCTAATTCTTAAAATACTGTCCAAGATTTATAAACTAGTACAGAGCAACACTTATGCAACCAAAAG agACATATATTATACTGACAGCCAACTCTTCGGTAACCAGACTGTCGTGGACAATATTATCAATGACATTTCTTGTATGTTAAAAGTGCCGAGGATGAGTCTACATATA ttatcTACATCAAAAGGTTTAATTGCTGGCAATTTAAGGTACATCGAAGAAGATGGCACCAGAGTACACTGTACCTGTGGTGCAACA GCTGTTGCTGTGCCATCTAATATTCAAGGAATTCGAA ATGCAAAATTTCTATTAATTGTGGAAAAAGATGCGACATTTCAGCGACTCCTAGATGACAACTTTTGCAACAGAATGTCCCCATGCATCATGATTACG GGAAAAGGAGTACCTGACCTGAACACGAGACTTTTAGTCAAGAAGCTGTGGGATACATTTCATATTCCTGTTTTCGCTCTTGTTGATGCCGATCCACATG GCATAGAAATCATGTGCATCTATAAGTATGGATCAATG GCAATGTCTTTTGAAGCTCATAATCTCACAGTTCCAGCTATCAGATGGCTTGGTCTCCTCCCTTCTGATATTAAACG gttaAATATACCTAGAGATACTTTAATTCCACTGACAAAACGGGACCAAATGAAACTTGACAGTGTCCTAAAAAGACCTTATGTTACTTGCCAACCATTTTGGAGAAAAgaa tcacagagagagagaggcagaaacataggcagagggagaagcaggctccatgcaccgagagcccgatgtgggattcgatctcggatctccaggatcgcgccccgggccaaaggcaggcgctaa
- the SPO11 gene encoding meiotic recombination protein SPO11 isoform X7, with the protein MAFAPMGPEASFFAVLDQHRASLLAALRRGGGEPAGGGTPQASSFNLKKALRSVCEERKREACGETSSSEVLASIESVIQNIITSVARNEAPAFTIGNRSSWENIKFEDSVGLQMVTHFTTRKIKSDSLKSVKKFALILKILSKIYKLVQSNTYATKRDIYYTDSQLFGNQTVVDNIINDISCMLKVPRMSLHIAVAVPSNIQGIRNLITDAKFLLIVEKDATFQRLLDDNFCNRMSPCIMITGKGVPDLNTRLLVKKLWDTFHIPVFALVDADPHGIEIMCIYKYGSMAMSFEAHNLTVPAIRWLGLLPSDIKRLNIPRDTLIPLTKRDQMKLDSVLKRPYVTCQPFWRKESQRERGRNIGRGRSRLHAPRARCGIRSRISRIAPRAKGRR; encoded by the exons ATGGCCTTTGCGCCCATGGGGCCTGAGGCCTCGTTCTTCGCGGTTCTGGACCAGCACAGGGCTTCCCTGCTGGCCGCCCTGAGGAGAGGCGGTGGGGAGCCCGCGGGCGGGGGGACGCCTCAGGCCTCGAG ttttaacttaaaaaaagctCTGAGGAGCGTGtgtgaggagagaaagagggaggcttGTGGAGAGACCTCGAG TTCTGAGGTTCTTGCATCTATAGAAAGTGTTATCCAAAACATAATCACAAGCGTGGCAAGGAATGAAGCACCTGCGTTCACAATAGGCAACAGATCAAGCTGGGAAAATATAAA GTTTGAAGATTCTGTGGGTCTTCAGATGGTAACTCACTTTACCACAAGAAAAATCAAAAGTGATTCActaaaatcagttaaaaaattTG CCCTAATTCTTAAAATACTGTCCAAGATTTATAAACTAGTACAGAGCAACACTTATGCAACCAAAAG agACATATATTATACTGACAGCCAACTCTTCGGTAACCAGACTGTCGTGGACAATATTATCAATGACATTTCTTGTATGTTAAAAGTGCCGAGGATGAGTCTACATATA GCTGTTGCTGTGCCATCTAATATTCAAGGAATTCGAA ATTTAATTACAGATGCAAAATTTCTATTAATTGTGGAAAAAGATGCGACATTTCAGCGACTCCTAGATGACAACTTTTGCAACAGAATGTCCCCATGCATCATGATTACG GGAAAAGGAGTACCTGACCTGAACACGAGACTTTTAGTCAAGAAGCTGTGGGATACATTTCATATTCCTGTTTTCGCTCTTGTTGATGCCGATCCACATG GCATAGAAATCATGTGCATCTATAAGTATGGATCAATG GCAATGTCTTTTGAAGCTCATAATCTCACAGTTCCAGCTATCAGATGGCTTGGTCTCCTCCCTTCTGATATTAAACG gttaAATATACCTAGAGATACTTTAATTCCACTGACAAAACGGGACCAAATGAAACTTGACAGTGTCCTAAAAAGACCTTATGTTACTTGCCAACCATTTTGGAGAAAAgaa tcacagagagagagaggcagaaacataggcagagggagaagcaggctccatgcaccgagagcccgatgtgggattcgatctcggatctccaggatcgcgccccgggccaaaggcaggcgctaa
- the SPO11 gene encoding meiotic recombination protein SPO11 isoform X13, with translation MAFAPMGPEASFFAVLDQHRASLLAALRRGGGEPAGGGTPQASSFNLKKALRSVCEERKREACGETSSSEVLASIESVIQNIITSVARNEAPAFTIGNRSSWENIKDIYYTDSQLFGNQTVVDNIINDISCMLKVPRMSLHILSTSKGLIAGNLRYIEEDGTRVHCTCGATAVAVPSNIQGIRNLITDAKFLLIVEKDATFQRLLDDNFCNRMSPCIMITGKGVPDLNTRLLVKKLWDTFHIPVFALVDADPHGIEIMCIYKYGSMAMSFEAHNLTVPAIRWLGLLPSDIKRLNIPRDTLIPLTKRDQMKLDSVLKRPYVTCQPFWRKESQRERGRNIGRGRSRLHAPRARCGIRSRISRIAPRAKGRR, from the exons ATGGCCTTTGCGCCCATGGGGCCTGAGGCCTCGTTCTTCGCGGTTCTGGACCAGCACAGGGCTTCCCTGCTGGCCGCCCTGAGGAGAGGCGGTGGGGAGCCCGCGGGCGGGGGGACGCCTCAGGCCTCGAG ttttaacttaaaaaaagctCTGAGGAGCGTGtgtgaggagagaaagagggaggcttGTGGAGAGACCTCGAG TTCTGAGGTTCTTGCATCTATAGAAAGTGTTATCCAAAACATAATCACAAGCGTGGCAAGGAATGAAGCACCTGCGTTCACAATAGGCAACAGATCAAGCTGGGAAAATATAAA agACATATATTATACTGACAGCCAACTCTTCGGTAACCAGACTGTCGTGGACAATATTATCAATGACATTTCTTGTATGTTAAAAGTGCCGAGGATGAGTCTACATATA ttatcTACATCAAAAGGTTTAATTGCTGGCAATTTAAGGTACATCGAAGAAGATGGCACCAGAGTACACTGTACCTGTGGTGCAACA GCTGTTGCTGTGCCATCTAATATTCAAGGAATTCGAA ATTTAATTACAGATGCAAAATTTCTATTAATTGTGGAAAAAGATGCGACATTTCAGCGACTCCTAGATGACAACTTTTGCAACAGAATGTCCCCATGCATCATGATTACG GGAAAAGGAGTACCTGACCTGAACACGAGACTTTTAGTCAAGAAGCTGTGGGATACATTTCATATTCCTGTTTTCGCTCTTGTTGATGCCGATCCACATG GCATAGAAATCATGTGCATCTATAAGTATGGATCAATG GCAATGTCTTTTGAAGCTCATAATCTCACAGTTCCAGCTATCAGATGGCTTGGTCTCCTCCCTTCTGATATTAAACG gttaAATATACCTAGAGATACTTTAATTCCACTGACAAAACGGGACCAAATGAAACTTGACAGTGTCCTAAAAAGACCTTATGTTACTTGCCAACCATTTTGGAGAAAAgaa tcacagagagagagaggcagaaacataggcagagggagaagcaggctccatgcaccgagagcccgatgtgggattcgatctcggatctccaggatcgcgccccgggccaaaggcaggcgctaa
- the SPO11 gene encoding meiotic recombination protein SPO11 isoform X1 has protein sequence MAFAPMGPEASFFAVLDQHRASLLAALRRGGGEPAGGGTPQASSFNLKKALRSVCEERKREACGETSSSEVLASIESVIQNIITSVARNEAPAFTIGNRSSWENIKFEDSVGLQMVTHFTTRKIKSDSLKSVKKFALILKILSKIYKLVQSNTYATKRDIYYTDSQLFGNQTVVDNIINDISCMLKVPRMSLHILSTSKGLIAGNLRYIEEDGTRVHCTCGATAVAVPSNIQGIRNLITDAKFLLIVEKDATFQRLLDDNFCNRMSPCIMITGKGVPDLNTRLLVKKLWDTFHIPVFALVDADPHGIEIMCIYKYGSMAMSFEAHNLTVPAIRWLGLLPSDIKRLNIPRDTLIPLTKRDQMKLDSVLKRPYVTCQPFWRKESQRERGRNIGRGRSRLHAPRARCGIRSRISRIAPRAKGRR, from the exons ATGGCCTTTGCGCCCATGGGGCCTGAGGCCTCGTTCTTCGCGGTTCTGGACCAGCACAGGGCTTCCCTGCTGGCCGCCCTGAGGAGAGGCGGTGGGGAGCCCGCGGGCGGGGGGACGCCTCAGGCCTCGAG ttttaacttaaaaaaagctCTGAGGAGCGTGtgtgaggagagaaagagggaggcttGTGGAGAGACCTCGAG TTCTGAGGTTCTTGCATCTATAGAAAGTGTTATCCAAAACATAATCACAAGCGTGGCAAGGAATGAAGCACCTGCGTTCACAATAGGCAACAGATCAAGCTGGGAAAATATAAA GTTTGAAGATTCTGTGGGTCTTCAGATGGTAACTCACTTTACCACAAGAAAAATCAAAAGTGATTCActaaaatcagttaaaaaattTG CCCTAATTCTTAAAATACTGTCCAAGATTTATAAACTAGTACAGAGCAACACTTATGCAACCAAAAG agACATATATTATACTGACAGCCAACTCTTCGGTAACCAGACTGTCGTGGACAATATTATCAATGACATTTCTTGTATGTTAAAAGTGCCGAGGATGAGTCTACATATA ttatcTACATCAAAAGGTTTAATTGCTGGCAATTTAAGGTACATCGAAGAAGATGGCACCAGAGTACACTGTACCTGTGGTGCAACA GCTGTTGCTGTGCCATCTAATATTCAAGGAATTCGAA ATTTAATTACAGATGCAAAATTTCTATTAATTGTGGAAAAAGATGCGACATTTCAGCGACTCCTAGATGACAACTTTTGCAACAGAATGTCCCCATGCATCATGATTACG GGAAAAGGAGTACCTGACCTGAACACGAGACTTTTAGTCAAGAAGCTGTGGGATACATTTCATATTCCTGTTTTCGCTCTTGTTGATGCCGATCCACATG GCATAGAAATCATGTGCATCTATAAGTATGGATCAATG GCAATGTCTTTTGAAGCTCATAATCTCACAGTTCCAGCTATCAGATGGCTTGGTCTCCTCCCTTCTGATATTAAACG gttaAATATACCTAGAGATACTTTAATTCCACTGACAAAACGGGACCAAATGAAACTTGACAGTGTCCTAAAAAGACCTTATGTTACTTGCCAACCATTTTGGAGAAAAgaa tcacagagagagagaggcagaaacataggcagagggagaagcaggctccatgcaccgagagcccgatgtgggattcgatctcggatctccaggatcgcgccccgggccaaaggcaggcgctaa
- the SPO11 gene encoding meiotic recombination protein SPO11 isoform X18, translating to MAFAPMGPEASFFAVLDQHRASLLAALRRGGGEPAGGGTPQASSFNLKKALRSVCEERKREACGETSSSEVLASIESVIQNIITSVARNEAPAFTIGNRSSWENIKDIYYTDSQLFGNQTVVDNIINDISCMLKVPRMSLHIAVAVPSNIQGIRNLITDAKFLLIVEKDATFQRLLDDNFCNRMSPCIMITGKGVPDLNTRLLVKKLWDTFHIPVFALVDADPHGIEIMCIYKYGSMAMSFEAHNLTVPAIRWLGLLPSDIKRLNIPRDTLIPLTKRDQMKLDSVLKRPYVTCQPFWRKESQRERGRNIGRGRSRLHAPRARCGIRSRISRIAPRAKGRR from the exons ATGGCCTTTGCGCCCATGGGGCCTGAGGCCTCGTTCTTCGCGGTTCTGGACCAGCACAGGGCTTCCCTGCTGGCCGCCCTGAGGAGAGGCGGTGGGGAGCCCGCGGGCGGGGGGACGCCTCAGGCCTCGAG ttttaacttaaaaaaagctCTGAGGAGCGTGtgtgaggagagaaagagggaggcttGTGGAGAGACCTCGAG TTCTGAGGTTCTTGCATCTATAGAAAGTGTTATCCAAAACATAATCACAAGCGTGGCAAGGAATGAAGCACCTGCGTTCACAATAGGCAACAGATCAAGCTGGGAAAATATAAA agACATATATTATACTGACAGCCAACTCTTCGGTAACCAGACTGTCGTGGACAATATTATCAATGACATTTCTTGTATGTTAAAAGTGCCGAGGATGAGTCTACATATA GCTGTTGCTGTGCCATCTAATATTCAAGGAATTCGAA ATTTAATTACAGATGCAAAATTTCTATTAATTGTGGAAAAAGATGCGACATTTCAGCGACTCCTAGATGACAACTTTTGCAACAGAATGTCCCCATGCATCATGATTACG GGAAAAGGAGTACCTGACCTGAACACGAGACTTTTAGTCAAGAAGCTGTGGGATACATTTCATATTCCTGTTTTCGCTCTTGTTGATGCCGATCCACATG GCATAGAAATCATGTGCATCTATAAGTATGGATCAATG GCAATGTCTTTTGAAGCTCATAATCTCACAGTTCCAGCTATCAGATGGCTTGGTCTCCTCCCTTCTGATATTAAACG gttaAATATACCTAGAGATACTTTAATTCCACTGACAAAACGGGACCAAATGAAACTTGACAGTGTCCTAAAAAGACCTTATGTTACTTGCCAACCATTTTGGAGAAAAgaa tcacagagagagagaggcagaaacataggcagagggagaagcaggctccatgcaccgagagcccgatgtgggattcgatctcggatctccaggatcgcgccccgggccaaaggcaggcgctaa
- the SPO11 gene encoding meiotic recombination protein SPO11 isoform X10 — protein sequence MAFAPMGPEASFFAVLDQHRASLLAALRRGGGEPAGGGTPQASSFNLKKALRSVCEERKREACGETSRFEDSVGLQMVTHFTTRKIKSDSLKSVKKFALILKILSKIYKLVQSNTYATKRDIYYTDSQLFGNQTVVDNIINDISCMLKVPRMSLHILSTSKGLIAGNLRYIEEDGTRVHCTCGATAVAVPSNIQGIRNLITDAKFLLIVEKDATFQRLLDDNFCNRMSPCIMITGKGVPDLNTRLLVKKLWDTFHIPVFALVDADPHGIEIMCIYKYGSMAMSFEAHNLTVPAIRWLGLLPSDIKRLNIPRDTLIPLTKRDQMKLDSVLKRPYVTCQPFWRKESQRERGRNIGRGRSRLHAPRARCGIRSRISRIAPRAKGRR from the exons ATGGCCTTTGCGCCCATGGGGCCTGAGGCCTCGTTCTTCGCGGTTCTGGACCAGCACAGGGCTTCCCTGCTGGCCGCCCTGAGGAGAGGCGGTGGGGAGCCCGCGGGCGGGGGGACGCCTCAGGCCTCGAG ttttaacttaaaaaaagctCTGAGGAGCGTGtgtgaggagagaaagagggaggcttGTGGAGAGACCTCGAG GTTTGAAGATTCTGTGGGTCTTCAGATGGTAACTCACTTTACCACAAGAAAAATCAAAAGTGATTCActaaaatcagttaaaaaattTG CCCTAATTCTTAAAATACTGTCCAAGATTTATAAACTAGTACAGAGCAACACTTATGCAACCAAAAG agACATATATTATACTGACAGCCAACTCTTCGGTAACCAGACTGTCGTGGACAATATTATCAATGACATTTCTTGTATGTTAAAAGTGCCGAGGATGAGTCTACATATA ttatcTACATCAAAAGGTTTAATTGCTGGCAATTTAAGGTACATCGAAGAAGATGGCACCAGAGTACACTGTACCTGTGGTGCAACA GCTGTTGCTGTGCCATCTAATATTCAAGGAATTCGAA ATTTAATTACAGATGCAAAATTTCTATTAATTGTGGAAAAAGATGCGACATTTCAGCGACTCCTAGATGACAACTTTTGCAACAGAATGTCCCCATGCATCATGATTACG GGAAAAGGAGTACCTGACCTGAACACGAGACTTTTAGTCAAGAAGCTGTGGGATACATTTCATATTCCTGTTTTCGCTCTTGTTGATGCCGATCCACATG GCATAGAAATCATGTGCATCTATAAGTATGGATCAATG GCAATGTCTTTTGAAGCTCATAATCTCACAGTTCCAGCTATCAGATGGCTTGGTCTCCTCCCTTCTGATATTAAACG gttaAATATACCTAGAGATACTTTAATTCCACTGACAAAACGGGACCAAATGAAACTTGACAGTGTCCTAAAAAGACCTTATGTTACTTGCCAACCATTTTGGAGAAAAgaa tcacagagagagagaggcagaaacataggcagagggagaagcaggctccatgcaccgagagcccgatgtgggattcgatctcggatctccaggatcgcgccccgggccaaaggcaggcgctaa
- the SPO11 gene encoding meiotic recombination protein SPO11 isoform X17: MAFAPMGPEASFFAVLDQHRASLLAALRRGGGEPAGGGTPQASSSEVLASIESVIQNIITSVARNEAPAFTIGNRSSWENIKDIYYTDSQLFGNQTVVDNIINDISCMLKVPRMSLHILSTSKGLIAGNLRYIEEDGTRVHCTCGATAVAVPSNIQGIRNLITDAKFLLIVEKDATFQRLLDDNFCNRMSPCIMITGKGVPDLNTRLLVKKLWDTFHIPVFALVDADPHGIEIMCIYKYGSMAMSFEAHNLTVPAIRWLGLLPSDIKRLNIPRDTLIPLTKRDQMKLDSVLKRPYVTCQPFWRKESQRERGRNIGRGRSRLHAPRARCGIRSRISRIAPRAKGRR, translated from the exons ATGGCCTTTGCGCCCATGGGGCCTGAGGCCTCGTTCTTCGCGGTTCTGGACCAGCACAGGGCTTCCCTGCTGGCCGCCCTGAGGAGAGGCGGTGGGGAGCCCGCGGGCGGGGGGACGCCTCAGGCCTCGAG TTCTGAGGTTCTTGCATCTATAGAAAGTGTTATCCAAAACATAATCACAAGCGTGGCAAGGAATGAAGCACCTGCGTTCACAATAGGCAACAGATCAAGCTGGGAAAATATAAA agACATATATTATACTGACAGCCAACTCTTCGGTAACCAGACTGTCGTGGACAATATTATCAATGACATTTCTTGTATGTTAAAAGTGCCGAGGATGAGTCTACATATA ttatcTACATCAAAAGGTTTAATTGCTGGCAATTTAAGGTACATCGAAGAAGATGGCACCAGAGTACACTGTACCTGTGGTGCAACA GCTGTTGCTGTGCCATCTAATATTCAAGGAATTCGAA ATTTAATTACAGATGCAAAATTTCTATTAATTGTGGAAAAAGATGCGACATTTCAGCGACTCCTAGATGACAACTTTTGCAACAGAATGTCCCCATGCATCATGATTACG GGAAAAGGAGTACCTGACCTGAACACGAGACTTTTAGTCAAGAAGCTGTGGGATACATTTCATATTCCTGTTTTCGCTCTTGTTGATGCCGATCCACATG GCATAGAAATCATGTGCATCTATAAGTATGGATCAATG GCAATGTCTTTTGAAGCTCATAATCTCACAGTTCCAGCTATCAGATGGCTTGGTCTCCTCCCTTCTGATATTAAACG gttaAATATACCTAGAGATACTTTAATTCCACTGACAAAACGGGACCAAATGAAACTTGACAGTGTCCTAAAAAGACCTTATGTTACTTGCCAACCATTTTGGAGAAAAgaa tcacagagagagagaggcagaaacataggcagagggagaagcaggctccatgcaccgagagcccgatgtgggattcgatctcggatctccaggatcgcgccccgggccaaaggcaggcgctaa
- the SPO11 gene encoding meiotic recombination protein SPO11 isoform X11 — protein MAFAPMGPEASFFAVLDQHRASLLAALRRGGGEPAGGGTPQASSFNLKKALRSVCEERKREACGETSSSEVLASIESVIQNIITSVARNEAPAFTIGNRSSWENIKFEDSVGLQMVTHFTTRKIKSDSLKSVKKFALILKILSKIYKLVQSNTYATKRDIYYTDSQLFGNQTVVDNIINDISCMLKVPRMSLHILSTSKGLIAGNLRYIEEDGTRVHCTCGATAVAVPSNIQGIRNLITDAKFLLIVEKDATFQRLLDDNFCNRMSPCIMITGKGVPDLNTRLLVKKLWDTFHIPVFALVDADPHGIEIMCIYKYGSMAMSFEAHNLTVPAIRWLGLLPSDIKRLNIPRDTLIPLTKRDQMKLDSVLKRPYVTCQPFWRKEL, from the exons ATGGCCTTTGCGCCCATGGGGCCTGAGGCCTCGTTCTTCGCGGTTCTGGACCAGCACAGGGCTTCCCTGCTGGCCGCCCTGAGGAGAGGCGGTGGGGAGCCCGCGGGCGGGGGGACGCCTCAGGCCTCGAG ttttaacttaaaaaaagctCTGAGGAGCGTGtgtgaggagagaaagagggaggcttGTGGAGAGACCTCGAG TTCTGAGGTTCTTGCATCTATAGAAAGTGTTATCCAAAACATAATCACAAGCGTGGCAAGGAATGAAGCACCTGCGTTCACAATAGGCAACAGATCAAGCTGGGAAAATATAAA GTTTGAAGATTCTGTGGGTCTTCAGATGGTAACTCACTTTACCACAAGAAAAATCAAAAGTGATTCActaaaatcagttaaaaaattTG CCCTAATTCTTAAAATACTGTCCAAGATTTATAAACTAGTACAGAGCAACACTTATGCAACCAAAAG agACATATATTATACTGACAGCCAACTCTTCGGTAACCAGACTGTCGTGGACAATATTATCAATGACATTTCTTGTATGTTAAAAGTGCCGAGGATGAGTCTACATATA ttatcTACATCAAAAGGTTTAATTGCTGGCAATTTAAGGTACATCGAAGAAGATGGCACCAGAGTACACTGTACCTGTGGTGCAACA GCTGTTGCTGTGCCATCTAATATTCAAGGAATTCGAA ATTTAATTACAGATGCAAAATTTCTATTAATTGTGGAAAAAGATGCGACATTTCAGCGACTCCTAGATGACAACTTTTGCAACAGAATGTCCCCATGCATCATGATTACG GGAAAAGGAGTACCTGACCTGAACACGAGACTTTTAGTCAAGAAGCTGTGGGATACATTTCATATTCCTGTTTTCGCTCTTGTTGATGCCGATCCACATG GCATAGAAATCATGTGCATCTATAAGTATGGATCAATG GCAATGTCTTTTGAAGCTCATAATCTCACAGTTCCAGCTATCAGATGGCTTGGTCTCCTCCCTTCTGATATTAAACG gttaAATATACCTAGAGATACTTTAATTCCACTGACAAAACGGGACCAAATGAAACTTGACAGTGTCCTAAAAAGACCTTATGTTACTTGCCAACCATTTTGGAGAAAAgaa CTCTAG
- the SPO11 gene encoding meiotic recombination protein SPO11 isoform X8, translating to MAFAPMGPEASFFAVLDQHRASLLAALRRGGGEPAGGGTPQASSFNLKKALRSVCEERKREACGETSSSEVLASIESVIQNIITSVARNEAPAFTIGNRSSWENIKFEDSVGLQMVTHFTTRKIKSDSLKSVKKFALILKILSKIYKLVQSNTYATKRDIYYTDSQLFGNQTVVDNIINDISCMLKVPRMSLHIAVAVPSNIQGIRNAKFLLIVEKDATFQRLLDDNFCNRMSPCIMITGKGVPDLNTRLLVKKLWDTFHIPVFALVDADPHGIEIMCIYKYGSMAMSFEAHNLTVPAIRWLGLLPSDIKRLNIPRDTLIPLTKRDQMKLDSVLKRPYVTCQPFWRKESQRERGRNIGRGRSRLHAPRARCGIRSRISRIAPRAKGRR from the exons ATGGCCTTTGCGCCCATGGGGCCTGAGGCCTCGTTCTTCGCGGTTCTGGACCAGCACAGGGCTTCCCTGCTGGCCGCCCTGAGGAGAGGCGGTGGGGAGCCCGCGGGCGGGGGGACGCCTCAGGCCTCGAG ttttaacttaaaaaaagctCTGAGGAGCGTGtgtgaggagagaaagagggaggcttGTGGAGAGACCTCGAG TTCTGAGGTTCTTGCATCTATAGAAAGTGTTATCCAAAACATAATCACAAGCGTGGCAAGGAATGAAGCACCTGCGTTCACAATAGGCAACAGATCAAGCTGGGAAAATATAAA GTTTGAAGATTCTGTGGGTCTTCAGATGGTAACTCACTTTACCACAAGAAAAATCAAAAGTGATTCActaaaatcagttaaaaaattTG CCCTAATTCTTAAAATACTGTCCAAGATTTATAAACTAGTACAGAGCAACACTTATGCAACCAAAAG agACATATATTATACTGACAGCCAACTCTTCGGTAACCAGACTGTCGTGGACAATATTATCAATGACATTTCTTGTATGTTAAAAGTGCCGAGGATGAGTCTACATATA GCTGTTGCTGTGCCATCTAATATTCAAGGAATTCGAA ATGCAAAATTTCTATTAATTGTGGAAAAAGATGCGACATTTCAGCGACTCCTAGATGACAACTTTTGCAACAGAATGTCCCCATGCATCATGATTACG GGAAAAGGAGTACCTGACCTGAACACGAGACTTTTAGTCAAGAAGCTGTGGGATACATTTCATATTCCTGTTTTCGCTCTTGTTGATGCCGATCCACATG GCATAGAAATCATGTGCATCTATAAGTATGGATCAATG GCAATGTCTTTTGAAGCTCATAATCTCACAGTTCCAGCTATCAGATGGCTTGGTCTCCTCCCTTCTGATATTAAACG gttaAATATACCTAGAGATACTTTAATTCCACTGACAAAACGGGACCAAATGAAACTTGACAGTGTCCTAAAAAGACCTTATGTTACTTGCCAACCATTTTGGAGAAAAgaa tcacagagagagagaggcagaaacataggcagagggagaagcaggctccatgcaccgagagcccgatgtgggattcgatctcggatctccaggatcgcgccccgggccaaaggcaggcgctaa